Proteins encoded in a region of the Anoxybacillus amylolyticus genome:
- a CDS encoding carbamoyl phosphate synthase small subunit: MKRQLILEDGTFFVGEAFGSTEQKVGEVVFNTGMTGYQEILSDPSYCGQIVTMTYPLIGNYGINRDDFESIEPSIHGLIVKEICDAPSNWRSEMTLDKYFKEKKIPGLAGIDTRKLTRIIRQYGTLKGMICNMDVDVTEAVMYLQKTEFPRDQVKRVSTKSAYPSPGRGHRVVLIDFGMKHGILRELNKRDCDVIVLPYNATAQDVLRLHPDGVMLSNGPGDPKDVPEAIDMIQGVLGRVPLFGICLGHQLFALACGADTEKMKFGHRGSNHPVKHLATGKVAITSQNHGYTVNAESLRNTRLEVTHVALNDGTIEGLRHLDVPAFTVQYHPEASPGPEDANGLFDEFMAMIEQFKKEGEIVHA, translated from the coding sequence ATGAAGCGACAACTCATTTTAGAAGACGGGACATTTTTCGTCGGGGAAGCGTTTGGGAGCACAGAACAAAAGGTAGGAGAAGTTGTCTTTAATACAGGAATGACCGGCTATCAAGAAATTTTATCCGATCCATCGTATTGCGGACAAATTGTCACAATGACGTATCCGCTCATCGGCAACTATGGCATTAATCGCGACGATTTTGAATCGATTGAACCATCGATTCATGGATTGATTGTAAAAGAGATATGCGATGCTCCTTCGAATTGGCGGAGTGAGATGACCCTTGATAAATATTTCAAAGAAAAAAAAATCCCCGGCTTAGCAGGCATTGATACACGTAAATTGACCCGCATTATCCGGCAATACGGTACGTTAAAAGGAATGATTTGCAATATGGATGTCGATGTGACGGAAGCAGTTATGTATTTGCAGAAAACAGAATTCCCACGTGATCAAGTAAAACGGGTGTCGACGAAAAGTGCTTATCCAAGCCCAGGTCGCGGCCATCGGGTCGTTTTAATTGATTTTGGCATGAAGCACGGCATTTTGCGCGAATTAAATAAGCGAGACTGCGATGTCATCGTTCTCCCGTACAATGCGACTGCCCAAGACGTATTGCGCTTGCATCCAGATGGTGTCATGTTATCGAACGGACCAGGAGACCCGAAAGATGTGCCGGAAGCGATTGATATGATTCAAGGCGTTCTTGGACGCGTTCCGCTCTTTGGCATTTGCCTTGGTCATCAGTTGTTTGCGCTCGCTTGTGGGGCGGATACGGAGAAAATGAAATTTGGCCATCGCGGTTCGAACCACCCGGTCAAACATTTGGCGACCGGAAAAGTGGCGATTACGTCGCAAAACCATGGCTATACGGTCAACGCGGAGTCATTGCGAAATACCCGTTTAGAAGTGACGCACGTTGCGTTGAACGACGGAACGATTGAAGGGCTTCGGCACCTCGATGTTCCGGCGTTTACGGTGCAATACCATCCGGAAGCTTCGCCAGGGCCGGAAGATGCGAACGGCTTGTTTGATGAATTTATGGCGATGATTGAACAGTTTAAAAAAGAAGGGGAGATCGTCCATGCCTAA